The following coding sequences lie in one Candidatus Neomarinimicrobiota bacterium genomic window:
- the cas4 gene encoding CRISPR-associated protein Cas4 translates to MNFKITPSHLLSYYFCPRFIWFMYVLSIPEYEERRFKVQKGKEIHENRQKNNPDYLWKKLDVVKRFGAMELKSEKEHLSGVPDDIVELKDGSLAPVDYKWAVYPDFVYPGHRMQIGAYGVLIEEIYHKPVRCGFIFYIRDGSRVVDVKITDRLKQKVRESTEKIVTIIQGEEMPDVAGRKIRCLDCTYRNICVL, encoded by the coding sequence ATGAATTTTAAAATAACACCCTCCCATCTTTTAAGTTACTATTTTTGTCCCCGTTTTATCTGGTTTATGTACGTGCTTTCCATACCGGAGTATGAAGAACGGCGGTTCAAGGTTCAAAAAGGCAAGGAAATTCATGAGAATCGGCAAAAAAACAATCCGGATTATTTATGGAAAAAGCTGGATGTAGTAAAGCGGTTTGGTGCAATGGAATTAAAATCAGAGAAAGAACATTTAAGTGGGGTCCCTGATGATATTGTTGAGCTGAAAGATGGGAGCCTGGCGCCGGTGGATTATAAATGGGCGGTTTATCCTGATTTTGTTTATCCGGGGCATCGGATGCAGATTGGTGCGTATGGTGTATTAATTGAAGAAATTTATCACAAGCCGGTCCGTTGTGGATTCATTTTTTACATTCGTGATGGGTCAAGGGTTGTGGATGTAAAAATTACTGATCGCTTAAAACAAAAGGTTCGGGAATCTACAGAAAAGATTGTAACCATCATCCAGGGAGAGGAAATGCCGGATGTGGCAGGCAGAAAAATCCGTTGTTTGGATTGTACCTACAGAAATATTTGTGTCTTGTAG
- the cas2 gene encoding CRISPR-associated endonuclease Cas2, with translation MKHDENLTWVIYDISKNKARRKIVKATEEAGLYRVQKSVFLGSINRASLDEMVLKVKEWLNEETDSLYVFPMCEADFKKIILLGQAFDKKMVTDDIKSLFF, from the coding sequence ATGAAACATGATGAAAACCTCACATGGGTTATTTACGACATATCTAAAAACAAGGCCAGGCGAAAAATTGTGAAAGCCACGGAGGAGGCAGGGTTGTACCGGGTACAGAAATCGGTCTTTCTGGGATCAATCAACAGGGCGAGCCTGGATGAAATGGTTTTAAAGGTTAAAGAGTGGCTTAACGAGGAAACAGATAGTTTATATGTCTTTCCCATGTGTGAGGCGGATTTTAAGAAGATCATTCTGCTTGGACAGGCATTTGACAAGAAAATGGTCACGGATGACATCAAATCGTTATTCTTTTAG